From the Peromyscus leucopus breed LL Stock chromosome 8b, UCI_PerLeu_2.1, whole genome shotgun sequence genome, one window contains:
- the LOC114691588 gene encoding olfactory receptor 3A1 — translation MQPKPRANGTSVTEFILLGLVETPELWPVVFILFLLAYMATVVGNLSILAAVLVEPKLHTPMYFFLGNLSVMDVGCISVTIPCMLVRILSHKRTIPYGDCLTQLFFFHLLVGVDCFLLTAMAYDRFLAICRPLTYSTRMNHTVQRILVAMSWACAFSNALTHTVAISTLNFCGPNVINHFYCDLPQLFQLSCSSTQLNELLLFAVGFIMAGTPMILIFTSYIHVAAAVLRIRSAEGRKKAFSTCSSHLTVVAIFYGAGIFNYMRLGSIKLSDKDKAIGIFNTVINPMLNPLIYSLRNPDVQAALWRVFTGRRPAA, via the coding sequence ATGCAGCCAAAGCCTAGAGCCAATGGAACAAGTGTTACTGAATTCATCCTGCTGGGTTTGGTGGAGACACCAGAGCTGTGGCCAGTTGTCTTCATACTCTTCCTCTTGGCTTACATGGCCACAGTTGTGGGCAACCTCAGCATCCTGGCAGCTGTCTTGGTGGAACCCAAActccacactcccatgtacttcttcctgggGAACCTGTCAGTGATGGACGTGGGGTGCATCAGCGTCACTATTCCCTGCATGTTGGTTCGGATCTTGTCCCACAAGCGTACAATTCCATATGGAGACTGCCTCACGCAGCTCTTCTTCTTCCATCTGCTGGTTGGAGTTGACTGCTTTCTGTTGACAGCCATGGCTTATGACCGGTTCCTGGCCATCTGCCGGCCCCTCACCTACAGCACCCGCATGAACCACACAGTCCAGAGGATCTTGGTGGCCATGTCCTGGGCTTGTGCCTTCAGCAATGCACTGACCCACACCGTGGCCATATCCACACTCAACTTCTGTGGTCCCAATGTGATCAATCACTTCTACTGTGACCTGCCCCAGCTCTTCCAGCTGTCCTGCTCCAGCACCCAGCTCAATGAGCTGCTGCTCTTTGCAGTGGGTTTCATAATGGCAGGAACCCCCATGATACTCATTTTCACCTCCTACATCCACGTGGCAGCTGCAGTTCTGCGAATCCGCTCTgctgaaggcaggaagaaagccTTCTCCACGTGTAGCTCCCACCTGACTGTGGTTGCCATATTCTATGGTGCAGGCATCTTTAACTATATGAGACTTGGTTCTATCAAACTGTCAGATAAGGATAAAGCTATTGGGATTTTCAACACTGTCATCAACCCCATGCTGAACCCGCTCATCTACAGCCTCAGGAACCCTGATGTGCAGGCTGCTCTCTGGAGGGTATTTACGGGGAGGCGGCCAGCAGCTTAA